In a genomic window of Prochlorococcus marinus subsp. marinus str. CCMP1375:
- a CDS encoding 30S ribosomal protein S1 gives MSENSSAPVTELEESNADSQITSPENEQNADLADQAATHEESFNTEEIPSADDPSSRVKKYDFDGAGFSLEEFDSLLGKYDYNFKPGDIVNGTVFALETKGAMIDIGAKTAAFMPMQEVSINRVEGLSDVLQPSEIRQFFIMSEENEDGQLSLSIRRIEYQRAWERVRQLQKEDATIYSEVFATNRGGALVRVEGLRGFIPGSHISTRKAKEELVAEYLPLKFLEVDEERNRLVLSHRRALVERKMNRLEVGEVVVGAVRGIKPYGAFIDIGGVSGLLHISEISHEHIETPHSVLNVNDQMKVMIIDLDAERGRISLSTKALEPEPGDMLTDPQKVFDKAEEMAAKYKEMLLEQAEEGENPITSMEV, from the coding sequence ATGTCTGAAAACTCCTCTGCACCTGTTACTGAATTAGAAGAAAGTAACGCGGATAGTCAGATTACTTCGCCAGAGAACGAGCAGAATGCTGATTTAGCAGATCAAGCCGCAACTCATGAAGAGTCTTTTAATACTGAAGAGATACCTTCAGCGGATGATCCAAGTAGCAGAGTTAAAAAGTATGACTTTGATGGTGCTGGCTTTTCTCTAGAAGAGTTTGACTCTTTGTTAGGGAAATATGATTACAACTTCAAGCCAGGAGACATTGTAAATGGAACAGTCTTCGCTCTTGAAACAAAAGGAGCAATGATTGATATAGGGGCAAAAACAGCAGCCTTTATGCCAATGCAAGAGGTTTCAATTAATAGAGTGGAAGGACTTAGTGATGTACTGCAGCCATCAGAGATAAGGCAATTTTTCATAATGAGTGAAGAGAATGAAGATGGTCAATTATCATTATCAATTCGAAGAATTGAATATCAAAGAGCATGGGAAAGAGTTCGCCAACTTCAAAAAGAAGATGCGACTATTTATTCTGAGGTTTTTGCAACGAATAGAGGTGGTGCTCTTGTTAGAGTTGAAGGGTTAAGGGGTTTTATACCTGGTTCTCATATCAGTACTCGCAAAGCAAAAGAAGAACTTGTTGCAGAATATTTACCTCTAAAATTTCTTGAAGTCGATGAAGAAAGAAACAGACTAGTTCTTAGCCATAGAAGAGCTCTTGTTGAAAGGAAAATGAACCGCCTAGAAGTAGGTGAAGTTGTAGTAGGTGCAGTTCGTGGAATTAAGCCATATGGAGCATTTATTGACATTGGAGGGGTAAGCGGATTACTTCATATCTCAGAAATCAGTCATGAACATATTGAAACACCACACTCTGTACTAAACGTGAATGATCAAATGAAAGTGATGATCATTGACTTAGATGCAGAAAGAGGTCGCATTTCCCTTTCAACAAAAGCATTAGAACCAGAGCCTGGAGACATGCTGACAGATCCTCAAAAAGTCTTTGATAAAGCAGAAGAAATGGCTGCAAAGTATAAGGAGATGCTTTTAGAACAAGCTGAAGAAGGTGAAAATCCAATAACCTCAATGGAGGTTTAA
- the nrdR gene encoding transcriptional regulator NrdR, with translation MQCPSCQNTDSRVLESRSADAGKCVRRRRECLNCDFRFTTYERVETIPVTVIKRSNAKEIFCRSKLLNGLTRACEKTSINNQKIEAIVDEIETHLQQSNLKEISSVDLGEMILLHLKSVNEVAYIRFASVYRQFNGIEDFIDTLESFKPSNKFAAIS, from the coding sequence ATGCAATGCCCCTCTTGCCAAAACACAGATAGTCGCGTCTTAGAATCACGTTCTGCAGATGCAGGAAAATGTGTGAGACGACGCAGGGAATGTCTAAACTGTGACTTCCGATTTACTACCTATGAAAGGGTAGAGACTATACCTGTCACTGTCATTAAAAGAAGTAACGCAAAAGAAATCTTTTGTAGAAGCAAGTTACTCAATGGCCTTACAAGAGCTTGTGAGAAAACTTCTATTAATAATCAAAAAATCGAAGCGATTGTTGATGAAATTGAAACCCATCTCCAGCAAAGTAATCTCAAAGAAATTAGCAGTGTTGATTTAGGAGAAATGATTTTGCTTCATTTAAAATCAGTTAATGAAGTTGCCTATATACGTTTCGCTTCTGTCTATCGTCAGTTCAACGGTATAGAAGATTTCATTGATACTTTGGAAAGTTTTAAACCTTCTAATAAATTTGCGGCAATATCGTAA
- a CDS encoding photosystem II reaction center protein T, with amino-acid sequence MEAFTYTLLMTLGVVTLFFAVAFRDPPKFDK; translated from the coding sequence ATGGAAGCTTTCACTTACACACTCCTTATGACTTTGGGAGTTGTTACTCTCTTCTTCGCTGTCGCATTTCGCGATCCACCGAAGTTTGACAAATAA
- the psbB gene encoding photosystem II chlorophyll-binding protein CP47 has protein sequence MGLPWYRVHSVVINDPGRLLAVHLMHTALLAGWAGSMALYELAIFDPSDPVLNPMWRQGMYVMPFMARLGVTSSWNGWDLTGGVGSFDFDSLGFWGKALPYSTFEGVAAGHIIFSGLLMLAAIWHWTYWDLELWEDSRTGEPALDLPRIFGIHLLLAGLACFGFGVSLSSVGMWVSDPYGLTGHVEKVSPVWGASGFNPFSAGGIVANHIGAGLIGIIGGIFHITNRPGERLYRNLRMGSLEGVLASALAAVLFVSFVVSGTMWYGSATTPIELFGPTRYQWDSNYFQNEINRRVEASIADGASKEEAYSAIPEKLAFYDYVGNSPAKGGLFRAGALVNGDGVPTGWQGHVSFKDKEGNDLEVRRMPNFFENFPVILEDKDGNVRADIPFRRAEAKYSFEQTGITATVYGGELSGQTFSDPVVVKRLARKAQLGESFKFDRERYKSDGVFRSSPRAWFTYAHACFGLLYLFGHWWHAARTLYRDTFTGVDPDIGDQVEFGLFKKLGDETTRRVPGRA, from the coding sequence ATGGGATTGCCCTGGTATCGGGTGCACTCAGTCGTAATTAACGACCCTGGCCGACTTCTGGCCGTGCACCTCATGCACACAGCTTTGCTAGCCGGCTGGGCCGGCTCCATGGCCCTATATGAATTGGCCATATTCGATCCTAGCGATCCAGTCTTGAACCCTATGTGGCGCCAAGGCATGTATGTCATGCCTTTTATGGCCCGCTTAGGGGTTACAAGTAGTTGGAATGGTTGGGACCTGACTGGCGGTGTCGGTTCATTCGACTTTGATTCATTAGGGTTCTGGGGAAAAGCTCTTCCTTATTCAACTTTTGAAGGCGTCGCAGCAGGTCATATCATCTTCAGTGGTCTGTTAATGCTGGCAGCTATCTGGCATTGGACCTACTGGGATCTTGAACTCTGGGAAGACTCTAGAACTGGGGAACCAGCTTTAGACCTTCCAAGAATTTTTGGAATCCACCTATTACTTGCAGGACTTGCTTGTTTTGGTTTTGGTGTATCACTTTCTTCAGTAGGAATGTGGGTCTCTGACCCGTACGGTCTTACTGGACATGTCGAGAAAGTAAGCCCGGTTTGGGGCGCATCAGGATTTAATCCCTTTAGTGCAGGCGGCATAGTCGCCAACCATATTGGGGCAGGTCTTATAGGAATAATTGGTGGAATTTTCCATATCACCAATAGGCCTGGAGAAAGGCTTTATAGGAACCTCAGGATGGGAAGTCTTGAAGGTGTACTTGCTAGTGCTTTAGCAGCAGTTCTCTTTGTATCTTTTGTAGTCTCAGGAACTATGTGGTATGGATCAGCAACAACTCCAATTGAGTTGTTTGGTCCAACCCGATATCAATGGGATTCCAATTACTTCCAAAATGAAATCAATAGAAGAGTTGAAGCTTCTATAGCAGATGGTGCAAGCAAGGAAGAAGCTTATTCAGCTATTCCAGAAAAGCTAGCCTTCTATGACTATGTAGGTAATAGCCCTGCAAAAGGAGGTCTGTTCAGAGCAGGTGCCTTAGTTAATGGCGACGGTGTCCCCACTGGCTGGCAAGGGCATGTTTCCTTCAAAGATAAAGAAGGAAATGACCTTGAAGTAAGAAGAATGCCTAACTTCTTCGAGAACTTCCCTGTAATCCTTGAAGACAAAGATGGCAATGTTCGTGCTGACATTCCTTTCCGCCGCGCAGAAGCCAAATACTCGTTTGAGCAAACTGGTATTACTGCAACGGTTTATGGTGGTGAGTTAAGTGGACAGACTTTCTCTGACCCAGTTGTTGTCAAGCGTCTAGCACGTAAGGCTCAACTTGGTGAGTCCTTCAAGTTTGATCGTGAGCGTTACAAGTCCGATGGTGTATTTAGAAGTTCACCAAGAGCTTGGTTCACATATGCTCATGCATGCTTTGGATTGCTCTACCTATTTGGGCACTGGTGGCATGCTGCAAGGACTCTTTACCGCGATACCTTTACTGGTGTTGATCCAGACATCGGTGATCAGGTTGAGTTTGGTCTCTTCAAGAAACTTGGAGATGAAACCACTCGCCGCGTCCCTGGGCGTGCTTAA
- a CDS encoding 2Fe-2S iron-sulfur cluster-binding protein: MPIIRFVREGRDVKCQFGENLREVALREGLELYGFKGKLGNCGGYGQCITCYVSVAEGQQDSLSPITDIEQTKLRGRPGNWRLACQAVVKTSAIVLTKPQSPPANVESLMDEALSKDLPK, encoded by the coding sequence ATGCCAATTATTCGTTTCGTTAGAGAAGGAAGAGATGTTAAGTGTCAATTTGGAGAAAATCTTCGAGAAGTTGCTTTGAGGGAAGGTCTGGAACTTTATGGATTCAAAGGAAAATTGGGAAATTGTGGAGGGTATGGTCAATGCATTACTTGTTATGTTTCTGTAGCAGAAGGGCAACAAGATTCTTTGTCACCTATTACGGACATTGAGCAAACCAAGCTGAGAGGTCGTCCAGGTAATTGGAGACTCGCTTGTCAGGCGGTTGTCAAAACTTCTGCAATTGTCCTCACTAAGCCACAGTCTCCGCCAGCTAACGTTGAATCATTGATGGATGAAGCTTTGTCTAAGGATTTACCAAAATAA
- the psbM gene encoding photosystem II reaction center protein PsbM has translation METTNFGFIISLLFVGIPTIFLVGLYISTSDGEKSSFFSDSSKGKLGPKS, from the coding sequence ATGGAAACCACAAATTTCGGTTTTATTATCAGCTTGCTCTTTGTTGGCATCCCAACGATTTTCCTGGTAGGTCTATATATCTCCACCAGTGATGGAGAAAAATCAAGTTTCTTCTCTGATTCCAGTAAAGGAAAGCTTGGGCCAAAAAGTTAA
- a CDS encoding acyl-CoA thioesterase yields the protein MAGNSEIKPWVLRKTVLPQNADHAGVMWHGSYLMWLEEARINALSKVGLAYSDLSNQGFEMPVVDLQIKYMRSLLHGEEVLLKSWIFQGKGPRWRWKTDFFNNSGEIAALANVDLVLIQRDNSGDRLLREGPEQLSKALRDLQRGPSKN from the coding sequence ATGGCTGGAAATTCTGAAATTAAGCCTTGGGTTCTTAGAAAAACTGTCTTGCCTCAAAATGCAGATCATGCAGGTGTTATGTGGCATGGATCTTATTTAATGTGGTTGGAAGAGGCCAGGATTAATGCACTATCTAAAGTTGGCTTAGCTTATAGCGATTTATCAAATCAAGGATTTGAAATGCCAGTTGTGGATTTACAAATAAAATATATGCGCTCACTTTTGCATGGTGAAGAGGTTTTGCTTAAAAGTTGGATTTTCCAAGGCAAAGGTCCTCGATGGAGATGGAAAACAGATTTTTTTAATAATTCAGGAGAGATCGCTGCTTTGGCTAATGTTGATTTGGTATTAATTCAACGTGATAATTCAGGCGATCGTCTATTGAGGGAAGGGCCAGAGCAACTTTCCAAAGCACTTAGGGATTTGCAACGGGGACCATCTAAAAATTAA
- the prmC gene encoding peptide chain release factor N(5)-glutamine methyltransferase encodes MSFERFFSAEEILIWRKQELSKGGRAVDLDWLLDIGGGLGWSTLQELKIFQSSFHKLDLSLEELSLIWMRHLSDQIPLQHLVGKCPWRDFELKVNSSALIPRQETEILIDIALKKVDAGLMKYGRWADLGTGSGALAVALARALPLWEGHAADCCNDALALAESNINTLTENANVSLHLGDWWEPLKPWWGNFDLVVANPPYIPKTHLSELDPVVRDHEPILALSGGDDGMDSCRKVIKGAMKGLRSGGWLLLEHNFDQSEQALNLMVDSGFLEVDFENDLEGVRRFGLALRP; translated from the coding sequence ATGTCTTTTGAAAGATTTTTTTCAGCAGAAGAAATTTTAATTTGGAGAAAGCAAGAGTTGTCTAAAGGAGGCCGAGCAGTAGATCTTGATTGGTTATTAGATATCGGAGGAGGATTGGGTTGGAGTACTTTGCAAGAATTGAAAATTTTTCAAAGCTCTTTTCATAAGCTTGATTTATCACTTGAAGAACTCTCATTGATTTGGATGAGACATTTAAGTGATCAAATTCCTTTACAGCATCTAGTAGGTAAATGTCCTTGGAGAGACTTTGAGCTGAAAGTCAATTCTTCAGCTTTGATACCTCGCCAAGAAACTGAAATATTGATAGATATAGCTTTGAAAAAGGTAGACGCAGGATTAATGAAATATGGGAGATGGGCTGATTTAGGTACCGGTTCTGGAGCATTAGCAGTTGCATTGGCAAGAGCTTTGCCTTTATGGGAAGGTCATGCAGCTGATTGCTGCAATGATGCCTTAGCTTTAGCAGAATCAAACATAAATACCTTAACTGAAAATGCCAATGTTTCTTTGCATTTAGGAGATTGGTGGGAGCCTCTAAAACCTTGGTGGGGAAATTTTGATTTAGTTGTTGCTAATCCGCCTTATATTCCTAAGACTCATTTAAGTGAACTTGATCCTGTTGTTCGTGATCATGAACCAATTTTGGCGCTTAGTGGCGGGGATGATGGAATGGATTCATGCCGTAAAGTAATCAAAGGTGCAATGAAAGGCCTTCGTTCGGGTGGGTGGTTGCTGTTAGAACACAATTTTGATCAAAGTGAACAGGCATTAAATCTTATGGTTGACTCTGGCTTTTTGGAAGTTGATTTTGAAAATGATTTGGAAGGAGTAAGACGTTTTGGATTAGCTCTTCGCCCTTAA
- a CDS encoding L-threonylcarbamoyladenylate synthase: protein MNFPFCESKELLQYLDKGSPVLIPTDTLPALATFPKNAIELWNIKKRPKSKPLILMGSTTDQLLKYVLPVAIKDAIRMCSSYWPGALTIVLPASGEIVQSLNPSGDSIGIRIPACEVSMDFLNKSGPLATTSANLSGQETLIDPYELSQCFPKLPLLSPVPWPTSSGLASTLIKWKSPGKWQLLRRGAVIPKELY, encoded by the coding sequence ATGAATTTCCCGTTTTGCGAATCTAAGGAGCTACTGCAATATCTTGACAAAGGATCTCCAGTTTTAATCCCTACAGATACTTTGCCAGCATTAGCTACTTTCCCTAAGAATGCAATTGAATTATGGAACATTAAGAAGCGGCCAAAAAGTAAGCCTTTGATTTTAATGGGCTCAACAACAGACCAATTACTAAAATATGTTTTGCCAGTTGCAATAAAAGACGCAATCAGAATGTGTTCTTCTTATTGGCCAGGAGCTTTAACAATTGTTTTACCTGCTTCAGGAGAAATAGTGCAATCACTTAATCCAAGTGGAGATTCAATTGGTATTCGAATACCTGCATGCGAAGTGTCTATGGATTTCCTTAATAAGAGTGGGCCACTTGCCACTACTAGCGCAAATTTATCTGGTCAAGAAACATTAATTGATCCTTATGAACTTTCTCAATGCTTCCCAAAATTGCCTCTTTTGAGCCCTGTCCCTTGGCCCACATCGTCTGGACTGGCAAGCACCTTAATAAAATGGAAATCACCAGGGAAGTGGCAGTTATTAAGAAGAGGTGCTGTTATACCTAAAGAGCTTTATTAA
- the minE gene encoding cell division topological specificity factor MinE encodes MTLRDILNKLMGRQPASAAKARERLQLVLAHDRTDLSPDLLEQMREEILSVVAKYVEIDFEEGAVSLETEDRMTALVANLPIKRTLSGEIKIKEQSSADNSAKAVS; translated from the coding sequence ATGACACTTCGAGACATTCTAAACAAATTGATGGGCAGACAGCCTGCGAGTGCTGCAAAAGCTCGAGAAAGGCTGCAATTAGTACTCGCTCATGACAGAACTGATTTAAGTCCAGATCTCTTGGAACAAATGAGAGAAGAAATTCTTAGCGTTGTAGCTAAATATGTAGAAATAGATTTTGAAGAAGGTGCAGTGAGTCTTGAAACTGAAGATAGAATGACTGCATTAGTTGCCAATCTTCCAATTAAAAGAACTCTTTCTGGAGAAATAAAAATAAAAGAACAGTCTTCAGCAGATAATTCTGCAAAAGCCGTTTCCTGA